In the Pongo abelii isolate AG06213 chromosome 9, NHGRI_mPonAbe1-v2.0_pri, whole genome shotgun sequence genome, CTTTATCTATGGCTTCAGTAGACCTAACTTTTCATACAAGTCTAACATCCCTATAAGGAACATACACACAATatcacacagaaacacacatcccacattaaaaaatatgttttttatttacttttttgttttcttactagTTCCATCCAGAGAACTTTGTCCGTGTtttctggaaaattattttattttattgtagagcCCTGGACCCCTAAATATGTCCTCCTTCCCCAGCTGGCCCAGGGTGACTGCGAGGATAGAGTTGACATCACAATATCCCTTTTCTGAGGATTCATGCCCTCTGTTGGTGGGGTAGGAGGAGGGGTAGCCCTAGGAGAAGTCATCACCACTTTGTCCACCATGGGTGAAGTATGAATCAGTAGCTATGCCAGGCCTCAGCTGGGCCACATCTGGAGAACTGGGGTGAGGGCACAACATCACAAAATATCTGGCCCCAGCCTGGTCACTCATCCCTTTTTGGGCAACAAGGAAACTATCCTGTGGCCTGAGAGCACAATACCTGAGACAAAGGCCAGCAGAAACATTTGTCTGCCCTCACCCTTTCTGCCCCAGCTTCCACCTGCTCCCCATCTGCCCACCCACTAAAGTCCATGTCGCATGCCATCTCTCGAACATCCAGGATGTCCCAGAGTGGATGTCCTTCAGGTCTGCTGGCAGACAAAAATATCTCTTCAAGTGCCACTCGAGTGATAGTGAAGACTGCAGGCAACCAGAAAGACTTTATGGTAGCTGATGACATCTCGGTGAGGCAGTTGAAGGAGATGCTATCGGCTCACTTCCAATGCCAAATGGACCAACTAGTGCTGGTCCTCATGGGTTGCCTTCTCAAAGACCATGACACACTGAGCCAGAGGGGCATCATGGATGGCCACACCATCTACCTGGTCATCAAGTCCAAGCACGGCTCCAGATCTCTAGCCCATTCCTTCCAGGACCTGCCAACGAATGATCCTTGCCACCGGGACAGAAACACCAAAGGAAACAGCAGCAGGGTGCACCAACCAACTGGTATGAATCAAGCTCCAGTGGAACTGGCCCACTTTGTGGGGTGTGATGCGCCCAAAGTGCATACCCAAAACTTGGAAGTGAGCCACTCAGAGCTCAAAGCACAGATGCTGGAGAATCCTAGTATCCAGCGGCTTCTGTCCAACATGGAGTTCATGCGGCAGTTCATTTCAGAACATCTAGACATGCAACAATTGATGCGGCAGAACCCAGAAGTTTCCCACCTTCTTCTTGATAATTCTGAGATCCTATTGCAGACTCTGGAGCTGGCCAGGAACCTTGCTATGATCCAAGAGATAATGCAGATCCAACAACCTTCACAAAACCTTGAGTATCCACTGAACCCACAGCCATATCTGGGCTTAGAGACAATGCCAGGTGGGAATAATGCCCTGGGTCAGAACTATGCTGTTATCAATGATCAAATGCTGAACAGCATGCAAGATCCTTTTGGAGGAAACCCTTTCACAGCTCTCCTGGCAGGACAAGTGCTAGAACAAGTCCAGTcttcacccccacctccaccaccatcacaggAACAACGAGACCAGCTCACACAGCATCCTGCAACCCAAGTCATCTATAATAGCTCTGGTGGTTTATCTTCAAACACTTCAGCCAATGACACCCCTAACAAGGTCAACCACATTTCCAAAGCCAACACTGCTATGATCTCCACCAAGGGCCAGAGCCATATCTGTGCCACTCGGCAGCCAGCTGGGATACCAGCCTTACCTAGCATAGAGCTTATCCAGCAGCTTCAGGAAGAATACAAGGATGCCACTGTTTCTCTAAGTAGCTCCAGACAGACATTAGAGGGTGATCTCCAGCTGTCAGATGAGCAGACCAGCTCCCAGATCACAGGAGGCATGATGCAGTTGCTTGTGAACAACCCCTACTTGGTAGCTCAGATTATGTTGTTCATGAGTACGCCCTAGCTGAGTGAACAGTGGAGGCAGCAGCTGCCCACATTCCTGCAGCAGACACAGATTTCTGATCTGCTTAGTGCTTTAGCCAAACCTAAAGCATTCCAAGCAATATTGCAGATTGAGCAGGCCCTCCAGCTGCTGGCCACAGAGGCTcctgttcttctgccttgggTTGCACCCTACCTATGGGGCCTGGGTTGGCTTCCTGCCCCCAGCTGCAGCTATTCTGACACAGTGCCCTGTTCCTGGAATGTTTCAGATACAGCTGAGCCCAAGGGACCTGAGTGCTGCCACCAGCCTGGAACAGTCCTGCAGAGGCTACAATCCCCGGATGGGGACCCTTCCCACCCTCTGCAAGCTCGTGAGACTCGTTTTAGCAAACAGATGGATTCTCTCCAGGCCATGAGATTTGGGAACTACCATGCCAATCTACAGGCACTCATTGCTACTGAAGGGGACACCAACGCTGCTATCCGCAAGCTCAAGAGATCCCAGAGATTCTAACCACCATGGCTACTTGTTTGCTTGCTACCTGCCTGCTGACCCACCTGACCATCTCATTTGCCTTTTTCACCTTTCCTGATGCTTGCAGCCAGGAGAAGTCCTGGAATAGGAGTTATCAACCAATGTGTCTTCTACTGAATAATAGATCATTGGCCATGGCTGAAACATCTGTCAATAAAATGGCTACTCTCACTTGCCGCGATCTGAGGTTTGGCTTTACTtcttttgcaaaaaaaaagaaacaactagcTGTGTGATATTTTTGTCTCACCTACTATATGTACATTAACACACAAACCACATGCACGTATTAatatagagataaaaataatgtttttatctcTAAAACATGAGCATTTTGAGCATGGTATATGAAACTTGAGCATGGTATATGAAACTGATTATTTTGAGCATGTCACCTTGGACagatatgtgtatgtacacaagCTAATATAGTAAAAAattcatggctgggcgcggtggctcacgcctgtaattccagcactttgggaggccgaggtgggcggatcacgaggtcaggagatcgagaccatcctggctaacacagtgaaaccccgtctctactagaaatacaaaaaattagccgggcgtggtggcgggcacctgtagtcacagctactggggaggctgatgcaggagaatggcgtaaaccccagggggcagagcctgcagtgagccgagatcgcgccactgcactccagcctggaagacagtgagactccgtctcaaaaaaaataaataaataaaaataaataaataaaaaaattcacatatacaGGCATATAGAGTCCACATACGAGTACACACAGCCATGTGCAAACACAGATGCAATTACCTAGAGACACATAAACAGACCCATATGTAGGGAAAACAATCATAACATGCTCAAACAGAAAGGTAAACATTTTACATAGATAGGCCCAGATATTTAGTCATAAAGACTGTCTGAATTTCTCAAACCCAAATTGTTCAAGTTTGAAACTGGAACAGGAATAATATGTGGGCCAGAGTGTGGTGAATTCACATATCAGCCAAGTCCCGGTGAATAGTTATCATCATAGGGGCCTCTTACTCGTTGATTTTGCCACCATTATAAGACGGTGATGGGCTGTCACTACTTTCTCTTTAGCACACAGAGATGCAGCTGCTGCCATCTCTACTGTATATCCCAGTCACCACAAATCCAGCCCTCCATGGGGCACAGCACCTTCCAAGAATATCATCTCCTTCAGTATATCTTATGTTTGTGGTTTACATTTTCCATGGTTGCCAATGCcccacctttttctctttctgcctcaCCTAGAGTATCCCGGCATGGCAGGATATGCAATTACTTGTGTTTTAATTATTCcatgattaaataatttaatacactTTTACCATAATAATTCAATGTTGTTTTAGGCATTGAAAAAATAGCAGTGAAAAATCAAAGATCCTTTATTTATTGACTTTACCTTCTTTTGTGGAGATACAAGTAATGTTAGGTGgtaagtgctgtgaagaaaaatgaatcagAATAAGATATTCTACATAGGGTGATGAGGGGAGGCCTCTctgaaaaggtgacatttgagcagaaatCAGAAGTAACTAGGAGAACTGAACATGCAATTCACTGGGAGAAGGAAGATCCAGGGGCTGTCTGAAAGTGAAAGCCCCAAGGTAGCAGTATTCCTGCTATGTTTTAAGAATAACAAGGAGGTGATGTATCTGAAATGGACAAAAAGGAGCAGGGAATGGGGAGGAAGTCAGAGAGACTGTGAAAAGTTTTATAGGTCTGGTGAAAACTTTGGATTTTACTGTGAATGTAATAGTCACTGGTGAGTTTTGAGCAAAGAAATCAAGTAATTCAATTTATCAGTCTGGCTTCAGAGTGGAGAATGGACTGTGGTAGAGGAAAACCAGGGAAGCAGGGAAAGCAGTTAGGAGGCTTTTACAATAGAGCAGTTGAGAAACAGTAGTTACTAGGGTGGTAGCAGGGGAGGTGTTGAGAAGTAGATTCTGGACTCTAAAAGGGACCCATCCACAGAGATTTGTGTGCTCAACAGACCACCCCTTCTGAGCCCCAACATGGCCATCAGTAAGAGTGAAGGACGGGCCTACAAACTTCCAAGTGTTTCTAGAAAGCTCACTGCCAAAGACCCCTACTTCATGTCCACACCTACCAAAAagatgtctcaataaataaattacagtgaAAATGGATTTTTTACGTCCCGTTTAATATGATTAAGCTTCATACCCTCTTTGCTACAGCTTGCATAAAAAGCTCAAGCTATCCAggtcatcttttttattttcatcacaaTATGCTCTGAAAATTCCTCACTTGACTCATTTTTCTACTCGTCACCAATTTTCCAGCCTTTTCATACTACCATTTGGAAGTTATAATTTAGCAATAGAAAAACCCACATATCTACAACCTTCTTTCTAAAGATGACTATACCTTTTTGCTATAATGGAGATCTGGATGTCCAGTGAAGATACTGCTTCTCCAGCAGTGGCTACATCTGTGTTTCCCTTGGACTTGGAAGTGGATAGATGTCATTCTTGCACCATCTTGCTGCTTCTCAGCCCAGTTTTCTGGCTCCAAGATTATTTCATGATCCATGAATATAATAATTGTGGCATAATACTTGCCTAGTTAACTCATCATGGTGATACTCAACTCTTCACCTAGTTTCTGTTTAGGCAAAGAAAAGCATACAACTGTGCTGACTAGTTTCATTTAAACTTACTACTAAAAGATTTAATTACCGTCTTAGTAGTCCTAATTGCATTTTCCCAGTCCAGTGATTCTCACCAGAATCGGCACCAGGGTCACCTGGAGGGtgtgttaaaacacagatttctgcCCGACATTCCAAGGGTGTTAGATTCAGTAGGTCTACTGTGGGGTTAAAATCTCTCATTTCTAataagtttccaggtgatgctaatgctgTCAGTTTGGAGATCATACCTGGAAATCCACTATCCTAGTTAATTCACTACCTTATTGTTAGTCCAAACTGCACCATTTTGTAAACTTCCCACTATTTTGCAGACCTTGGTCAAAGTGAAACATTTCACAGGGGTTCAGGCTGTGAGAAACATCCTGCCTAACCACCTGACCACAGGGTGGACAAAGGCCCAAATAAAGTAACATCCCTATCATATCTTGCTGCGCAAAGGTCCATTGAACACCACGATGACATCTTACAGAAACAAGGACCAAAACACCTCATCATGAGAACATCTTATCAATATCCTGCCAGGCAGCAAGCCATACTGCCCAGATCCCTCCCTCCCATACCTATAAATTACCCCAGCCTGTAAGCAGTGGTGGGCTCTGGCATTAGGCTGGTCCCACACTTCTCTAGGTTTTATGCTAGACATAAAGCCTGcatttgctgtgtgtgtgtgtgtctttctttaaCCCTTGCCTTCCCTTCAAAACCTAACACTTATTCTTTCAGATGATCAATTcatatcttgttttcttttctcaaatcTTCAATATCCATTTCTTATTCTAAATCTTAAAGTTGTGCTTATTTCAACAAGAAAGACAGTAATAATCAGAAGGGACTTCTACCTGTGTCTACCATGAAATCAACAAACTAGCTTACATCTGTCCCAATACACTCTGCGTCCCATTCATTCTGCTATCATGAATAAACTTCATATTCCTAAATCAAGCTCTCCACATGGGTGCTTGCTCCCAATCTCTCTAACTTACCTATTCAAGAACTTAATAGTTTTCCCTTTCTCATGCATCAATTTTTTCTACTCATTGGATTGTTTCCATCAGAATATAAACATCATTACAttagtcttaagaaaaaaaatctaaaaagcctTTAACCCCACATCCCCACATAGCCGTCATCCCCTTTCTTGCATTTAAAATGCCCTTACTGGATCTACTTTTTCCCAAACCATTTGCTTTTAAACACACTCTAATCAGGCTTCCTGCCTCTACTATCCTTCCAAAGCTAGTCTCATCATGGTctccaattctttattttttcaaatccaGTGGCCAATTCTCAATCCTTATCCTCCTGACCTAGCAGCATCATTTGACATGATTGGTTACTCTCTCCTTTTTGAAACTCTTCTTCCTTTggcctttctcttctctctctctttttttctaccttactcttttattttttctcagtttcCTTTGCCAAATTCTTCTGATCTTCCAGATTTCTAAATGTTATAGAGCCACATAACTCAGATTTTAAAATCTCTATCATTTTGCCTGTATGCACTAACTAGCTAATCTAAACCAGTCCATAATGTTAAAGTACCCTTTGAATGCTAATAAACTGTGGACTTATAATATTCAACTACCATACTACATCTCCATTTGTATGTAAAATAGGCAACTCAAATGTATGTAAAACTGTTTAACAACCTGCTAATTTAGAGAAAATGCTTATTCCCAATCTTTGTTTTAGTAAATATTCAATCCTTTGAGTTCCTTTGGGGATAACaatttcttttaaagtaaaaaaaaagttatgtcatGCTTGACTCCTC is a window encoding:
- the UBQLNL gene encoding ubiquilin-like protein is translated as MSHAISRTSRMSQSGCPSGLLADKNISSSATRVIVKTAGNQKDFMVADDISVRQLKEMLSAHFQCQMDQLVLVLMGCLLKDHDTLSQRGIMDGHTIYLVIKSKHGSRSLAHSFQDLPTNDPCHRDRNTKGNSSRVHQPTGMNQAPVELAHFVGCDAPKVHTQNLEVSHSELKAQMLENPSIQRLLSNMEFMRQFISEHLDMQQLMRQNPEVSHLLLDNSEILLQTLELARNLAMIQEIMQIQQPSQNLEYPLNPQPYLGLETMPGGNNALGQNYAVINDQMLNSMQDPFGGNPFTALLAGQVLEQVQSSPPPPPPSQEQRDQLTQHPATQVIYNSSGGLSSNTSANDTPNKVNHISKANTAMISTKGQSHICATRQPAGIPALPSIELIQQLQEEYKDATVSLSSSRQTLEGDLQLSDEQTSSQITGGMMQLLVNNPYLVAQIMLFMSTP